A portion of the Fulvia fulva chromosome 1, complete sequence genome contains these proteins:
- a CDS encoding U6 snRNA-associated Sm-like protein LSm2, whose translation MLFFSFFKTLVNHEVTVELKNDISIRGTLKSVDQYLNIKLDDISVVEEVKYPHLSSVKNVFIRGSVVRYVHLPAAAVDTPLLEDATRREASQTAAKAKQGA comes from the exons ATGCTGTTCTTCAGCTTCTTCAAGACTCTTGTCAACCACGAAGTCACCGTCGAGCTCAAGAACGACATTTCGATCCGAGGAACATTGAAGAGCGTGGATCAATATTTGAACATCAAGCTGGATGATATCTCTGTGGTTGAGGAGGTGAAGTATCCACATTTG AGCTCGGTCAAGAATGTCTTCATTCGAGGCAGTGTGGTGCGATACGTTCATCTGCCAGCTGCTGCGGTAGACACGCCACTGCTAGAGGACGCTACACGAAGAG AGGCGTCGCAAACAGCTGCGAAGGCGAAACAAGGCGCTTGA
- a CDS encoding Ribulose-phosphate 3-epimerase, whose amino-acid sequence MAPAAIIAPSILSADFGALGKACSDTIEQGADWLHVDIMDGHFVPNMTFGPPVVTMIRSHVDRPKEAFGKGTFDCHMMIAEPKKWVKEFKKAGCDLYCFHYEAAVSSTSAESPEEHNDSKTTPKEMIRFIHEQGMRAGIAIKPKTGVDVLYDILDNPNKDEVPDMALVMTVEPGFGGQKFMHDMMPKVEALRKRYPNLNIEVDGGLSEKTIDTAADAGANVIVAGSAVFGAKDPSQVIEALRQAVEKRR is encoded by the exons ATGGCTCCGGCAGCAATCATTGCGCCCTCTATCCTCAGCGCGGACTTTGGCGCTCTAGGCAAGGCATGCTCAGACACGATTGAGCAAGGCGCGGATTGGCTGCATGTTGATATTATGGATGGGCACTTTGTGCCAAATATGACCTTTGGTCCTCCCGTGGTGACCATGATCCGCTCGCACGTAGACCGACCAAAGGAAGCTTTCGGCAAGGGCACCTTTGACTGCCACATGATGATTGCTGAG CCGAAGAAATGGGTGAAAGAGTTCAAGAAAGCTGGTTGCGATCTGTACTGCTTCCACTACGAGGCTGCTGTATCTTCGACCTCAGCTGAGTCGCCGGAAGAGCACAACGACAGCAAGACCACTCCAAAAGAAATGATCAGGTTCATTCACGAACAAGGCATGAGGGCTGGTATCGCGATCAAGCCGAAGACCGGAGTCGATGTGCTATATGACATCTTGGACAACCCAAACAAGGATGAAGTGCCCGAC ATGGCGCTCGTGATGACTGTGGAGCCCGGGTTTGGTGGCCAAAAGTTCATGCACGACATGATGCCAAAGGTTGAGGCCCTCAGAAAGCGATATCCCAACCTGAACATCGAAGTCGACGGTGGTCTCAGCGAGAAGACCATTGACACAGCAGCGGACGCAGGCGCCAACGTGATTGTGGCTGGCAGTGCAGTATTCGGCGCAAAGGACCCCAGTCAAGTCATCGAGGCGCTAAGGCAGGCAGTCGAGAAGCGTCGGTGA